Proteins from a genomic interval of Trichoderma breve strain T069 chromosome 2, whole genome shotgun sequence:
- a CDS encoding ribosomal protein s21e domain-containing protein, translating to MENDRGDIVDLYVPRKCSATNRIIKAKDHGSVQISIAKVDENGRAVPGENHVYALCGFIRAMGESDDSLNRLAQRDGLVKSVWSAQR from the exons ATGGAGAACGACCGTGGCGACATCGTGGACCT CTACGTCCCGCGCAAGTGCAGCGCTACCAACcgcatcatcaaggccaaggaccACGGCTCTGTCCAGATCTCCATTGCCAAGGTCGACGAGAACGGCCGCGCTGTCCCCGGCGAGAACCACGTCTACGCCCTCTGCGGCTTCATCCGCGCCATGGGCGAGTCCGACGACTCCCTGAACCGATTGGCCCAGCGTGACGGCCTCGTCAAGAGCGTCTGGAGCGCTCAGCGATAA
- a CDS encoding slx4 endonuclease domain-containing protein: MASPNAFILSPSRSSNQKSRFFRSSSPDLPAVGDILSPNAKIRPLKHGNQELVISSDEETEIKKTGNKEHTEPLLAGLTPSVSTGSRTMEPDDSSLFIIEPPIMHTPEARRHHATPPKFRAKSSSPVKDERWKMFKSKADSTKSEIDEATPMEMDIVEPPSAQQPTFDPSSPAVRTKSTRAENDINEPLMLEPATLRRLDWTPPSNKTSTILPLHSPTIDGLHSPGEAQEAAKSFEQILEAYKCTMDNLQQDASMASDSDTSILRKRKLVELVTTSAAPTEPSPGVKTKAPVKQKAPKKKPRTLTEIATSAYRVPDPSEPASLILDDDATSTTKESDAPTTKGGSKAKPRKRISKGAAKKKKKATPPPRPILLPPTEALKEVARQDFVFGTSSQLAIENSPTFLRELHAAMRRSNQTEYIDLDTPLNSDGIEPPERKRLWAAAARDVDGDLFDLEMSRIIERSSQLLPAISDDDPFGYTGVDRKTTTSAVSVNGVDTSLQNESLVHSAVVPQHKNIEPIQLVDEDSMLIGSDISTGSPIQRRIKSAANSQPIEPNDTCKDGDPQQAEQAVSKPSFELFTDAQLSKEIASYGFKAVKSRQAKISLLEQCWQAGNATNNEVKTPRGRPRKNSASSPEVHEPPPSAQAPVSPLKRRGRPKKAASTTKGTTASTSKSKKVSTKTTAEASTTPKRKPAAAKVVVEIPDSESDSDLGMSPNPSSSPESGFSPPPAVDLSLSLMDDTDPSLALTSTQDRSLSYEYITKAVQSAPRTTDPANPSWHEKMLLYDPIVLEDFTTWLNCGQLTRVGFDGEVSTMEVKQWCESKSICCLWKVNLRARSIRAKMVAFPAKLNRRTGPRLVATPCKSSARSKHPLQISPPIRRLLFLTLSVSMNLVSCAVTRSLPRRVSSLASSAHRPTIEHLHAIQLTTIMASKSPTWTRLYSSPASPQKEEGKDPKAAKKPIPEPRPSSSIVLLSPTNEVLLLHRVKTSTSFASAHVFPGGNLDAFHDGDIPAPGAEDRHVDGPAYRLGAIRECFEETGILLANKDGRLVDLPQQERDEARKRIHGSQIKFADYLKSIGAEPDLDGLVPFTRWVTPVGVPKRFTTQMYLYLIPISRTGVPSEMLVPTPDGGIEHTEALFAPPQTFLSRVAANKMILFPPQYYILSLLTKFLKGPTASVEEGPVYYTKQRRALLKFLRSTPTADTDKGKAHVTSNISWADKVMSPYHLFVRKSDKRVVLGLEKPGLELRDSDRGGDWERVVLVSFGKAGPSQVEVRLREDVLREEKEASPEGSKL; this comes from the exons ATGGCGTCTCCTAATGCCTTTATCCTGTCGCCATCACGAAGCAGCAACCAGAAATCTCGCTTCTTTCGCTCATCGTCGCCGGATTTGCCAGCCGTCGGAGACATCTTGTCACCTAATGCCAAAATTCGGCCTCTTAAACATGGCAACCAAGAGTTGGTCATCTCCTCCGACGAGGAGACGGAAATCAAGAAAACGGGCAACAAAGAGCATACCGAACCTCTTCTTGCTGGGCTGACTCCCTCAGTTTCAACCGGATCTCGCACCATGGAACCCGATGATAGTTCACTGTTCATTATTGAACCCCCTATCATGCATACACCAGAAGCTCGGAGACACCACGCAACACCTCCTAAATTCAGAGCAAAGTCGAGCTCTCCCGTGAAAGATGAGCGGTGGAAAATGTTCAAATCCAAAGCAGATAGTACAAAAAGTGAAATTGACGAGGCAACACCTATGGAAATGGACATTGTTGAGCCGCCCTCTGCTCAGCAGCCAACGTTCGAcccatcttctcctgcaGTCAGAACCAAGTCTACACGGGCCGAAAACGATATCAATGAGCCGCTCATGCTAGAGCCGGCTACGCTTCGACGCCTTGACTGGACCCCTCCATCAAACAAGACCTCAACTATTCTTCCGCTACATTCCCCCACTATTGACGGCCTACATTCACCAGGAGAAGCCCAggaagcagccaagagcTTTGAGCAGATTCTCGAAGCCTACAAATGCACCATGGATAATCTGCAGCAAGATGCCAGCATGGCCTCGGATTCAGATACCTCCATACTAAGAAAGCGGAAACTCGTCGAGCTTGTCACGACCTCTGCAGCACCTACAGAACCGTCTCCTGGGGTGAAAACCAAGGCTCCTGTGAAGCAGAAAGCACCGAAGAAAAAGCCACGCACACTGACGGAAATTGCAACGTCGGCATATAGAGTTCCAGATCCTTCAGAACCAGCGTCTCTAATCCTAGATGACGACGCTACAAGCACAACCAAGGAGTCTGATGCTCCAACCACTAAAGGGGGAAGCAAAGCGaagccgaggaagaggatatcCAAGGGTGCAgctaagaagaagaagaaagcaactCCACCCCCACGGCCAATTCTATTACCTCCAACAGAGGCGCTCAAAGAAGTTGCAAGGCAAGATTTTGTGTTTGGAACATCAAGCCAACTAGCAATTGAAAATTCGCCCACTTTTCTACGAGAACTTCACGCTGCAATGAGACGCTCGAATCAAACCGAGTATATAGATCTCGATACTCCTCTAAATAGCGACGGTATCGAGCCTCCGGAAAGGAAGAGGCTATgggccgctgctgctcgcgATGTTGACGGAGATTTATTCGACCTTGAGATGAGCAGAATTATAGAAAGGTCAtctcagctgctgcctgCGATATCTGACGACGATCCATTTGGTTACACCGGCGTTGACAGAAAGACGACTACGTCCGCCGTGAGTGTCAATGGAGTCGATACTAGTTTACAAAACGAGTCCCTCGTTCACTCTGCCGTTGTTCCGCAGCACAAAAACATTGAGCCTATCCAATTAGTGGACGAGGACTCTATGCTAATAGGTAGTGATATCTCTACTGGATCACCGATACAACGGCGCATCAAATCTGCTGCCAATAGTCAACCCATAGAACCAAATGACACTTGCAAAGACGGTGATCCGCAGCAAGCCGAGCAAGCTGTTTCAAAACCCTCCTTCGAATTATTCACAGATGCCCAACTCTCTAAAGAAATCGCCTCCTACGGTTTCAAGGCGGTCAAGTCGCGGCAAGCCAAAATATCCCTGTTGGAGCAGTGCTGGCAAG CAGGAAATGCTACAAATAATGAGGTCAAAACCCCTCGAGGACGACCAAGGAAGAATAGTGCCAGCTCACCTGAGGTGCACGAACCTCCACCATCTGCACAGGCGCCTGTTTCACCATTAAAACGGCGAGGGAGACCCAAGAAGGCCGCTTCCACCACCAAAGGCACCACGGCGAGCACttccaaaagcaaaaaggtGTCGACGAAGACTACAGCGGAAGCATCCACGACGCCAAAGCGCAAACCAGCGGCTGCCAAAGTCGTTGTGGAGATTCCGGATTCCGAATCCGATAGCGATCTCGGCATGTCGCCGAATCCGAGCTCATCTCCCGAGTCTGGCTTTtcaccgccgccagcagtTGACCTCTCCCTGTCACTCATGGACGATACGGATCCATCGCTGGCACTCACTTCAACTCAGGATCGGTCTCTcagctacgagtacatcaCTAAAGCTGTACAATCGGCGCCGAGGACAACCGATCCGGCAAACCCTTCATGGCACGAGAAGATGTTGCTCTACGATCCAATCGTGCTGGAAGATTTCACTACGTGGCTGAATTGCGGGCAGTTGACACGCGTGGgctttgatggagaagtgAGCACCATGGAAGTGAAGCAGTGGTGCGAGTCAAAGAGTATATGCTGCCTATGGAAAGTGAATCTGCGTG cacggagtattAGAGCCAAGATGGTGGCCTTCCCCGCAAAATTGAACCGTCGAACCGGACCTCGGCTCGTCGCGACTCCGTGCAAATCATCAGCGAGATCAAAACACCCCCTACAAATCTCACCCCCAATTCGCcggcttctctttctcactcTCTCTGTTTCAATGAATCTGGTCTCGTGTGCCGTCACCAGATCGTTGCCTCGTCGTGTCAGCAGCTTGGCTTCATCCGCACACAGACCGACCATTGAGCATCTCCACGCAATCCAGctcaccaccatcatggcctcAAAATCGCCCACCTGGACGCGTCTCTACTCGTCGCCCGCATCGCCCCAGAAGGAGGAAGGAAAAGACCCCAAAGCAGCGAAGAAGCCGATTCCAGAGCCGCGGCCGAGTTCTTCCATTGTGCTGCTTTCTCCCACCAACGAggtcctgctgctgcatcggGTCAAGACTTCGACTTCGTTTGCTTCGGCGCATGTGTTTCCTGGAGGGAATTTGGATGCGTTTCATGATGGCGATATTCCGGCTCCTGGAGCGGAGGATCGGCATGTTGATGGCCCGGCGTATAGGCTAGGTGCTATTCGGGAGTGCTTTGAGGAGACGGGCATTTTACTCGCTAATAAGGATGGCCGGTTGGTTGATTTGCCGCAGCAGGAGAGGGATGaggcgaggaagaggattCACGGGAGCCAAATCAAGTTTGCGGACTATTTGAAGTCGATTGGTGCAGAACCTGACCTAG ATGGGCTCGTACCTTTCACGAGGTGGGTAACTCCCGTAGGGGTCCCAAAGCGCTTCACCACTCAGATGTACTTGTATTTGATCCCCATCTCACGCACCGGCGTGCCATCTGAGATGCTGGTCCCAACGCCCGATGGTGGAATCGAACACACTGAGGCTTTATTCGCTCCTCCGCAGACGTTCCTTTCCCGCGTCGCTGCTAATAAGATGATCCTGTTCCCACCACAATACTACattctctcgcttctcaCAAAGTTTCTCAAAGGTCCTACGGCTTCAGTAGAAGAGGGACCTGTGTACTATACGAAGCAGCGCAGAGCGCTACTCAAGTTTTTGAGATCGACTCCCACGGCGGATACGGACAAGGGGAAAGCGCACGTCACGTCGAACATTTCGTGGGCTGACAAGGTGATGAGCCCGTACCACTTGTTTGTCAGGAAGAGTGATAAGAGGGTTGTTTTGGGTCTGGAAAAGCCGGGTCTTGAGCTCAGGGATTCGGATAGGGGAGGTGATTGGGAGAGAGTTGTGTTGGTGAGCTTTGGCAAAGCTGGTCCTTCTCAGGTGGAAGTTCGCTTGAGAGAGGATGTTTtgagggaagaaaaagaggcttcTCCTGAAGGGTCGAAGCTGTGA
- a CDS encoding FAD binding domain of DNA photolyase domain-containing protein: MPPKGAKRKTASPVDKTNGSTAKKPKHETNNGDVLRQPHPFASEAEEYGIVLRQFYPHEMSNSRARAYNSDEITRPIEALVAALEETAGARKQVKPKNAVVHWFKMDLRHTDNRSLALASAKAKEANVPLICMYIVSPQDFEAHLTSPVRVDFMLRTLSVLKDDLAALDIPLYVETVDKRKRIPHRILELMEEWGSNHLFANMEYEVDELRREAQMIRHFAENGKSFEVVHDTCVVPPGELHSGSGKQYAVYTPWYRAWMAHIHENLDLLELYDRPEKNPDEGRQRFQKLFDCRIPDAPENKQLSDEEKKRFRTLWPCGEHEAMSRLENFCEEAIGHYHDERNIPGDEGTSCLSVHLASGTISSRTCVRTARDRNKTKKLDGGHQGIQVWISEVAWRDFYKHVLVNWPYVCMNKPFKPEYSNIRWSYDKDHFAAWCEGRTGFPVVDAAMRQLNHVGYMHNRCRMIVASFLSKDLLIDWRMGERYFMEHLIDGDFASNNGGWGFSASVGVDPQPYFRIFNPLLQSEKFDPNGTYIRKWVPELKELTDKEIHDPYNRGAGTKAKKQGYPKQIVDHKGARDRALSAYKEGLESGI, from the exons ATGCCTCCAAAGGGTGCAAAACGCAAGACAGCTTCTCCTGTAGACAAAACCAACGGATCTACTGCTAAAAAGCCAAAGCATGAGACCAACAACGGAGATGTTCTTCGACAGCCCCATCCGTTCGCGTCAGAGGCTGAAGAATATGGCATCGTCCTACGACAATTTTATCCACATGAGATGAGCAACTCCCGAGCTCGTGCTTACAATTCTGATGAAATCACTCGACCAATCGAAGCGCTTGTTGCGGCTTTGGAAGAAACGGCTGGGGCTCGTAAACAAGTCAAGCCCAAGAACGCCGTGGTTCATTGGTTCAAGATGGATCTACGACATACTGACAATCGATCGCTTGCACTGGCCAGCGCCAAAGCGAAAGAGGCAAATGTTCCTCTTATTTGCATGTATATCGTGAGCCCTCAAGACTTTGAGGCTCATCTCACTTCACCCGTCAGGGTAGACTTTATGCTTAGGACGTTGAGCGTCCTGAAAGATGATCTGGCAGCCCTCGATATTCCGCTATATGTGGAAACAGTGGACAAGAGGAAACGCATTCCACATCGCATTTTAGAGCTTATGGAGGAATGGGGCAGTAACCATCTCTTTGCCAATATGGAATACGAAGTTGATGAGCTGCGACGAGAAGCTCAGATGATCCGCCACTTTGCAGAAAATGGCAAGTCATTTGAAGTCGTCCACGATACGTGCGTCGTGCCGCCAGGAGAGTTGCATAGCGGCTCTGGCAAGCAATACGCCGTATACACCCCTTGGTACCGAGCCTGGATGGCGCATATACACGAAAATCTGGACCTTTTAGAGCTTTACGATCGGCCAGAGAAGAATCCAGATGAAGGCCGGCAAAGGTTTCAGAAACTCTTTGACTGTCGCATTCCCGATGCACCAGAGAATAAACAACTGAGtgacgaagagaaaaagagattTCGCACCCTGTGGCCGTGTGGTGAGCACGAAGCCATGTCCAGACTGGAGAATTTCTGCGAAGAGGCAATTGGCCACTATCACGATGAGCGAAACATTCCTGGAGATGAGGGCACATCTTGCCTGTCTGTCCACCTTGCAAGCGGGACAATCAGTTCAAGAACGTGTGTTCGAACGGCCAGAGACAGGAATAAAACCAAGAAACTGGACGGCGGGCATCAGGGCATACAGGTCTGGATTAGCGAAGTCGCTTGGCGAGACTTTTACAAGCACGTCCTAGTCAATTGGCCATATGTGTG CATGAACAAGCCGTTCAAACCCGAATATTCAAACATCAGGTGGTCCTATGATAAAGACCATTTCGCAGCATGGTGCGAGGGACGGACTGGTTTTCCCGTTGTCGACGCTGCGATGCGCCAGCTCAACCACGTGGGATACATGCATAACCGGTGCCGGATGATTGTTGCTTCGTTCCTGTCCAAGGATTTGCTCATCGACTGGCGTATGGGTGAGCGATACTTCATGGAGCATTTGATCGACGGTGATTTTGCCAGTAACAACGGCGGCTGGGGGTTCAGCGCCAGTGTCGGAGTCGATCCGCAACCCTACTTCCGTATCTTCAACCCGCTTCTCCAAAGCGAAAAGTTCGACCCTAACGGCACCTACATCCGGAAATGGGTTCCCGAGTTGAAAGAATTGACCGACAAGGAAATCCATGATCCGTATAATCGAGGTGCTGGAACCAAGGCGAAGAAACAGGGCTATCCTAAGCAGATTGTCGACCATAAAGGCGCAAGGGACCGTGCCTTGAGTGCCTACAAGGAAGGGCTCGAGAGTGGGATCTAG